A single genomic interval of Oceanithermus profundus DSM 14977 harbors:
- a CDS encoding ABC transporter substrate-binding protein — MKKHLIAAIALAVLGGAFAATPQDTYVYMQNAVFDSLDPVQAYDGASIGVIENIYETLYSFKRDVPGEYEPTLATSYEVKDGGLTYVYHLRKGVKFHSGNPMTCRDVEYSIERILVTMPGDSGAWFYGDALTGYGNDALTEAKKALGENASQDEIDKFLDAYWEKIEGSVVCDDLYTVRFNLAGPDVAFFAKMLFTAAGVVDSKWAIAHGAWSGTKDDWKDWIGVDLRTGYLHNHASGTGPYMLVKWDDKNIVAKAFDGYWGEAPAIKNVLVQAVEEEATRLEALRRGDADRVDVNDWATVNAKVKQMAGVKVWSDPAWSPAGAHVVFFNFNVQGENNPYIGSGKLDGNGIPRDFFADVNVRKAFAYSLDQDAIYNDIYEGNAAWYTMALPPTWPGYDPDIPIRKLDLDKAEEYFKKAWGGQVWEKGFRLTITHNAGNTVRQAVAEMLKANIESLNPKFKIDVVPLQWSDYLKAARAKSLPVWPLGWGADYADPDNFIHPFYHSEGSLAKRQNFKDPEFDKLIEYARTLVRPDQQEERFAIYRKIGRMAYDVLPNVPYPRQSPFIVTRDDLQGVYYNSMISGAFYWKDLSKK; from the coding sequence ATGAAAAAGCATCTGATTGCCGCGATCGCGCTGGCCGTACTGGGCGGGGCGTTCGCGGCCACCCCCCAGGACACCTACGTCTACATGCAAAACGCCGTCTTCGATTCGCTCGATCCGGTGCAGGCCTACGACGGGGCCTCGATCGGCGTGATCGAGAACATCTACGAGACGCTCTACAGCTTCAAGCGCGACGTCCCGGGCGAGTACGAGCCCACCCTGGCGACGAGCTACGAGGTCAAGGACGGCGGCCTCACCTACGTCTACCACCTGCGCAAGGGCGTGAAGTTCCACTCGGGCAACCCGATGACCTGCCGCGACGTCGAGTACTCGATCGAACGCATCCTGGTGACGATGCCGGGCGACTCCGGCGCCTGGTTCTACGGCGACGCCCTCACCGGTTACGGCAACGACGCCCTTACCGAGGCCAAGAAGGCTCTGGGCGAGAACGCCTCGCAAGATGAAATCGACAAGTTCCTCGACGCCTACTGGGAAAAGATCGAGGGCAGCGTCGTCTGTGACGACCTCTACACCGTCCGCTTCAACCTCGCCGGCCCCGACGTGGCCTTCTTCGCCAAGATGCTCTTCACCGCCGCGGGCGTGGTCGACAGCAAGTGGGCCATCGCCCACGGCGCCTGGAGCGGCACCAAGGACGACTGGAAGGACTGGATCGGCGTGGACCTGCGCACCGGCTACCTGCACAACCACGCCTCGGGCACCGGCCCCTACATGCTGGTGAAGTGGGACGACAAGAACATCGTCGCCAAGGCCTTCGACGGCTACTGGGGCGAGGCGCCGGCGATCAAGAACGTGCTGGTGCAGGCGGTGGAGGAAGAGGCCACCCGGCTCGAGGCCCTGCGCCGCGGCGACGCCGACCGCGTGGACGTGAACGACTGGGCCACGGTCAACGCCAAGGTGAAGCAGATGGCGGGCGTCAAGGTCTGGTCCGACCCGGCCTGGTCGCCGGCGGGGGCGCACGTCGTCTTCTTCAACTTCAACGTGCAGGGGGAGAACAACCCCTACATCGGCTCGGGCAAGCTTGACGGCAACGGCATCCCGCGCGACTTCTTCGCCGACGTCAACGTCCGCAAGGCCTTCGCCTACAGCCTGGACCAGGACGCGATCTACAACGACATCTACGAGGGCAACGCCGCCTGGTACACCATGGCCCTGCCGCCCACCTGGCCCGGCTACGACCCGGACATCCCGATCCGCAAGCTCGATCTCGACAAGGCCGAGGAATACTTCAAGAAGGCCTGGGGCGGCCAAGTCTGGGAGAAGGGCTTCCGCCTCACGATCACCCACAACGCCGGCAACACCGTGCGCCAGGCGGTGGCCGAGATGCTGAAGGCCAACATCGAGAGCCTCAACCCCAAGTTCAAGATCGACGTGGTCCCGCTGCAGTGGTCCGACTACCTCAAGGCCGCGCGCGCCAAGTCGCTGCCCGTCTGGCCGCTGGGCTGGGGCGCCGACTACGCCGACCCCGACAACTTCATCCACCCCTTCTACCACTCCGAGGGCTCGCTGGCGAAGCGTCAGAACTTCAAGGATCCCGAATTCGACAAGCTCATCGAGTACGCGCGCACCCTGGTGCGCCCTGATCAGCAGGAAGAGCGTTTCGCCATCTACCGCAAGATCGGGCGCATGGCCTACGACGTGCTGCCCAACGTGCCCTACCCGCGGCAGTCGCCGTTCATCGTGACCCGCGACGACCTGCAGGGGGTCTACTACAACTCGATGATCAGCGGCGCCTTCTACTGGAAGGACCTCAGCAAGAAGTAA
- a CDS encoding ABC transporter permease, whose product MNPQEMKPQREAWYRSKTFKRFRRNPLAIVGSVLLLGFVMVAFFAPAITAPQLAELRTARPCLRDLGIKKDEALSALRNPLNPVFWKATLAPPPTCYEIPRDGYSPLPKPPSEKHPLGVSGGSYDILYGLAWGTRTAFYVGFLVVGISLAIGIVIGGLSGFIGGTVDNLIMRITDVMLSFPGLVFVMIVSVIFGSGLTTVMLALALIRWAGYARFFRGDILRTKAQEFVDAARAIGASPLRVFLKHVFPNAIGTLLILASMDVGSIVLTAAGFSFLGLGAPVGYADWGQMISFARGYILGTAEGTPFDFWYVWIYPSLMLVLFGLAWNLLGDAVRDALDPKS is encoded by the coding sequence GTGAACCCCCAAGAGATGAAACCTCAGCGCGAAGCCTGGTACCGCTCGAAGACCTTCAAGCGTTTCCGCCGCAACCCCTTGGCGATCGTAGGTTCGGTGCTCCTCCTCGGCTTCGTGATGGTCGCTTTCTTCGCGCCCGCCATCACCGCGCCCCAGCTGGCCGAACTCCGCACCGCGCGCCCCTGTTTGCGCGACCTGGGCATCAAGAAGGACGAGGCCCTGAGCGCACTGCGCAACCCCCTGAACCCCGTCTTCTGGAAGGCCACGCTGGCCCCGCCCCCGACCTGCTACGAGATCCCTCGCGACGGCTACTCCCCCCTGCCCAAGCCGCCGTCCGAAAAGCACCCGCTGGGGGTTTCCGGCGGGAGCTACGACATCCTCTACGGCCTCGCCTGGGGGACGCGGACCGCCTTCTACGTCGGTTTCCTGGTGGTGGGCATCAGCCTGGCCATCGGCATCGTGATCGGCGGACTGTCCGGATTCATCGGGGGCACGGTGGACAACCTGATCATGCGGATCACCGACGTGATGCTCTCCTTCCCCGGCCTCGTCTTCGTGATGATCGTTTCGGTCATCTTCGGAAGCGGCCTGACCACGGTAATGCTGGCCCTGGCGCTGATCCGCTGGGCCGGGTACGCCCGCTTCTTCCGCGGCGACATCCTGCGCACCAAGGCGCAGGAGTTCGTGGACGCCGCCCGCGCCATCGGGGCGAGTCCGCTGCGGGTCTTCCTCAAGCACGTCTTCCCCAACGCCATCGGCACGCTGCTGATCCTGGCCAGCATGGACGTGGGCTCGATCGTGCTCACCGCGGCCGGGTTCTCCTTCCTCGGCCTGGGCGCGCCCGTCGGCTACGCCGACTGGGGGCAGATGATCAGCTTCGCCCGCGGCTACATCCTCGGTACCGCCGAGGGCACCCCCTTCGACTTCTGGTACGTCTGGATCTACCCCAGCCTCATGCTGGTGCTCTTCGGTCTCGCCTGGAACCTCCTCGGCGACGCGGTCCGCGACGCGCTGGACCCCAAGAGCTAG
- a CDS encoding ABC transporter permease — protein MTTFIVRRLLQLPIVLLAISLLIFGMMQFLTPEQRAATYAKSEQQAKNLDLIIRQYNLDQGFLVQYSTWLKQVLRGNLGYSKQSHEPVVTTIRKRLPVSAELALYMFFPTLLFGVWMGTMAAIHRDRFVDQVVRVFAIIGWSLPTFVLAIWMLAVFYGYFKLFGIGRADDSIMVEFAKGTLKAYTGMITIDGILNGRWDVTYSALKRLVMPVATYTIVASAQIMRVLRSSMLDVLNSDYVRTARAKGLPERVVNLKHARRNAIIPVVTIAGLMFAFMLEGVFFIEIIFNIPGLGQWAVPAAIQLDFPAVIGIALLTGLVVSIANLAVDILYGIIDPRISFQ, from the coding sequence TTGACCACCTTCATCGTTCGCAGGTTGCTGCAGCTCCCGATCGTGCTGCTGGCGATCTCGCTGCTCATCTTTGGGATGATGCAGTTCCTGACCCCGGAACAGCGGGCGGCGACCTATGCGAAGTCGGAGCAGCAGGCCAAGAACCTCGACCTCATCATCCGTCAGTACAACCTCGATCAGGGCTTCCTGGTGCAGTACTCGACCTGGCTCAAGCAGGTTCTGCGGGGGAACCTGGGGTACTCCAAGCAGTCGCACGAGCCGGTCGTGACCACCATTCGTAAGCGGCTGCCGGTTTCGGCCGAGCTGGCGCTGTACATGTTCTTCCCCACGCTGCTCTTCGGCGTCTGGATGGGCACGATGGCGGCGATCCACCGGGACCGGTTCGTCGATCAGGTGGTGCGCGTCTTCGCCATCATCGGTTGGTCGCTGCCCACCTTCGTGCTTGCGATCTGGATGCTGGCCGTCTTCTACGGCTACTTCAAGCTGTTCGGCATCGGACGCGCCGATGACAGCATCATGGTGGAGTTCGCCAAGGGCACCCTCAAGGCCTACACCGGGATGATCACCATCGACGGGATCCTCAACGGCCGTTGGGACGTCACCTACTCGGCGCTGAAGCGCCTGGTGATGCCGGTGGCGACCTACACCATCGTCGCCAGCGCCCAGATCATGCGCGTGCTGCGCTCGAGCATGCTCGACGTGCTCAACTCCGACTACGTGCGCACCGCGCGCGCCAAGGGGCTGCCCGAGCGCGTGGTCAACCTCAAGCACGCGCGCCGCAACGCCATCATCCCGGTGGTCACCATCGCCGGGCTGATGTTCGCCTTCATGCTCGAGGGCGTCTTCTTCATCGAGATCATCTTCAACATCCCCGGCCTGGGGCAGTGGGCCGTGCCCGCGGCGATCCAGCTCGACTTTCCCGCGGTGATCGGCATCGCCCTCCTCACCGGCCTCGTGGTCTCGATCGCCAACCTGGCCGTCGACATCCTCTACGGCATCATCGACCCCCGGATCAGCTTCCAATGA
- a CDS encoding ABC transporter substrate-binding protein translates to MKKHLLKILALGLVGSMAFAATGPDTYVQMTFGEVDSLDPAQAYDTASGAILENIYETLYTYKGESITEYQPVLATDYSISDDGKTYTFKLRRDVLFHSGNRMTCRDVEYSIERLLVTNPGDSAGWFYAESLIGYDGVNAKDYFGDNPSQADLDKYWEAIDNSVQCVDDYTVQFHLIKKDPSFFVKLMYTASSILDSKYAIENGEWSGTKADWYDWAGKDLRDGFLHTHDAGTGAYKLVKWDGKDVIAERFIGYWDYANKPQMKTIIIKVVDEEATRIQALKAGDADRITVNNRATLDTQIRGMANAKVIESDKWLGAAASAVFFNQKIAAQDNPMIGSGQLDGNGIPADFFKDVNVRKAFAYSFDQDAIINDLYLGKAVPLTMALPPSFLGYDPNIPIYNLDMDKAEEYFKKAYDGKLWETGFTMTIAYNSGNTTRQTVAEILKANIEALNPKFKINVKAMPWPQFLAAYKNGQLPALVLGWGADYADPDNFIYVFYHSNGYFAKKVGYSNPEMDKLIEEARSITDPAKRAELYSKVGYLAYEDVPVLPLPRPTGWMVLAKNVYTKGAPEGMDVYNNPMRSGSFLWKDIIKK, encoded by the coding sequence CTTGCTGAAGATTCTGGCTCTAGGTCTGGTCGGTTCCATGGCCTTCGCCGCCACCGGCCCCGACACGTACGTCCAGATGACGTTCGGTGAGGTCGACTCCCTCGACCCCGCCCAGGCGTACGACACCGCTTCGGGCGCGATCCTGGAGAACATTTACGAAACGCTCTACACCTACAAGGGCGAGAGCATCACCGAGTACCAGCCGGTGCTGGCCACCGACTACTCGATCAGCGACGACGGCAAGACCTACACCTTCAAGCTGCGTCGCGACGTGCTCTTCCACAGCGGCAACCGCATGACCTGCCGCGACGTCGAGTACTCGATCGAGCGCCTCCTGGTCACCAACCCGGGCGACTCGGCGGGCTGGTTCTACGCCGAGAGCCTGATCGGCTACGACGGCGTCAACGCCAAGGACTACTTCGGCGACAACCCCTCCCAGGCCGACCTCGACAAGTACTGGGAAGCCATCGACAACTCGGTCCAGTGCGTGGACGACTACACCGTCCAGTTCCACCTGATCAAGAAGGACCCCTCCTTCTTCGTCAAGCTGATGTACACCGCCTCCTCGATCCTCGACAGCAAGTACGCGATCGAGAACGGCGAGTGGAGCGGGACCAAGGCCGACTGGTACGACTGGGCCGGTAAGGACCTGCGCGACGGCTTCCTGCACACCCACGACGCCGGCACCGGCGCCTACAAGCTGGTCAAGTGGGACGGCAAGGACGTCATCGCCGAGCGCTTCATCGGCTACTGGGACTACGCCAACAAGCCCCAGATGAAGACGATCATCATCAAGGTCGTCGACGAGGAAGCGACCCGCATCCAGGCCCTCAAGGCCGGCGACGCCGACCGCATCACCGTCAACAACCGCGCGACCCTGGACACCCAGATCCGCGGCATGGCCAACGCCAAGGTGATCGAGTCCGACAAGTGGCTGGGCGCCGCCGCCTCGGCCGTCTTCTTCAACCAGAAGATCGCCGCCCAGGACAACCCGATGATCGGCTCCGGCCAGCTCGACGGCAACGGCATCCCCGCGGACTTCTTCAAGGACGTCAACGTCCGCAAGGCCTTCGCCTACAGCTTCGACCAGGACGCCATCATCAACGACCTCTACCTCGGTAAGGCCGTGCCCCTCACCATGGCGCTGCCGCCCTCGTTCCTCGGCTACGACCCCAACATCCCCATCTACAACCTGGACATGGACAAGGCCGAGGAGTACTTCAAGAAGGCCTACGACGGCAAGCTCTGGGAGACCGGCTTCACGATGACGATCGCCTACAACTCGGGCAACACCACCCGCCAGACGGTGGCCGAGATCCTCAAGGCGAACATCGAAGCCCTGAACCCGAAGTTCAAGATCAACGTCAAGGCCATGCCCTGGCCGCAGTTCCTGGCCGCCTACAAGAACGGCCAGCTGCCGGCGCTGGTGCTGGGCTGGGGCGCCGACTACGCCGACCCCGACAACTTCATCTACGTCTTCTACCACTCGAACGGCTACTTCGCGAAGAAGGTCGGCTACTCGAACCCCGAGATGGACAAGCTGATCGAAGAGGCCCGCTCCATCACCGACCCGGCCAAGCGCGCCGAGCTCTACAGCAAGGTTGGCTACCTGGCCTACGAGGACGTCCCCGTCCTGCCGCTGCCGCGGCCGACCGGCTGGATGGTGCTGGCCAAGAACGTCTACACCAAGGGCGCGCCCGAGGGCATGGACGTCTACAACAACCCCATGCGCTCCGGCTCCTTCCTGTGGAAGGACATCATCAAGAAGTAG